One window of the Anolis sagrei isolate rAnoSag1 chromosome 5, rAnoSag1.mat, whole genome shotgun sequence genome contains the following:
- the KDELR3 gene encoding ER lumen protein-retaining receptor 3 produces MNIFRILGDVSHLLAMIMLLTKIWRSKSCAGISGKSQILFALVFTTRYLDLFTNFVSIYNTVMKVVFIICAYFTVYLIYGKFRKTFDSENDSFRLEFLLVPVTGLSFLENYNFTPLEILWTFSIYLESVAILPQLFMISKTGEAETITTHYLFFLGLYRALYLANWIWRYHTESFYDQIAVVSGVVQTIFYCDFFYLYVTKVLKGKKLSLPMPI; encoded by the exons ATGAATATATTTCGGATCCTGGGAGATGTCTCTCATCTCTTAGCGATGATCATGTTGCTGACGAAGATCTGGAGATCAAAGTCTTGTGCTG GCATTTCAGGAAAGAGCCAGATCCTCTTTGCACTGGTTTTCACAACCCGTTACCTTGACCTCTTTACAAACTTCGTTTCCATCTACAATACGGTCATGAAG GTTGTTTTCATAATTTGCGCCTATTTTACTGTGTACCTGATCTATGGGAAATTCCGGAAAACCTTTGACAGTGAGAACGATTCCTTCCGCCTTGAGTTTCTTTTGGTCCCAGTCACCGGTCTTTCATTTTTAGAGAACTACAATTTCACTCCTTTAGAG ATCCTCTGGACTTTCTCAATTTACCTGGAGTCGGTGGCTATTCTTCCACAACTTTTCATGATTAGCAAAACGGGAGAAGCAGAGACGATCACCACACACTACCTTTTCTTCTTGGGCCTCTATCGTGCTCTCTATCTGGCAAACTGGATCTGGCGTTACCACACAGAAAGCTTCTACGATCAAATTGCTGTCGTTTCTGGAGTTGTACAAACCATCTtctactgtgattttttttatctttacGTCACCAAAG